One stretch of Variovorax sp. TBS-050B DNA includes these proteins:
- a CDS encoding DUF2169 domain-containing protein: protein MQIHKPAQLGLSFRAIEFRKRFGLCVSGYLHVPFARADAGSLWGEQSMWKFLAQEMASPLIDEGVAKVTPEFLVHGSAYPPGGASTGCAVRARLGTVEKTLLVIGDRHWHDATTPSAPAPFERMPLDWSRAYGGADFAANPAGRGRAKVDDLLFLPNLELPGQRLLCADQAAAPAGFGALDVLHPQRRALQGSYDGDYLKLHSPGFPPDMDWNCFNLAPRDQWLPGPLAGDEAFVLEHMHPQQPRIEGQLPGLRVRVFADYGTGPEPVGGPSEPGLLREVPMRLTTVWFFPHAERMVLVFHGLAEVQEDDASDIAGLLGAVERSGEVRADEHYIEVLRRRRDVEYGAVESLNDADLLPAGIDTADPDQQSAEAAFVIEGLQAEAQRRRAEVEVLAMRQKIVQQGGDPDALGVVMPARETPPSPAELPAYLKARKKQMDEQQWQEVSDLLDHLDRAVALVRDGAVTPQQLEEQVHRGPPTYRADQHLRDLQAAGHALDVNQAFPQLKMKETIERINYLQSAHLQPPALAQEHERSRREREELRWMLAHGLRYFAGMDFTGADLSGLDLRGADLTGAWLESANLAGSNLSACKLMGAVLAHANLRGVIGVEADLSMANLGGAQLAGATFDRASLRGATLDGSALAETQMRGADLTDARWLESTWGVSDWSGIVSPNALFHKLDLSGVVLTEAQLAGAVFNECKLKDVDLRAAMLQGANFLGCDLDGVRMDAARLDGAVFSPECTLRQASFAQASLASANLQGANLEGASLVRARLDGACLVRTNLEAADVRLASLRGALMRRTRLCKARLAGANLKDAILQHADLRGSDLRDANLFAADLSRARLDGDVRLERALLQRARTWPRLTPEEAAQ, encoded by the coding sequence ATGCAAATACACAAGCCCGCTCAGCTGGGACTGTCCTTTCGAGCGATAGAGTTCCGCAAGCGCTTCGGCCTGTGCGTCTCCGGCTACCTGCACGTTCCCTTCGCGCGGGCGGACGCGGGTTCCCTCTGGGGCGAGCAGTCGATGTGGAAGTTCCTGGCGCAGGAAATGGCATCCCCGCTGATCGACGAAGGCGTGGCGAAGGTCACGCCGGAGTTCCTGGTGCATGGCAGCGCCTATCCACCGGGGGGGGCGTCGACGGGCTGCGCCGTTCGCGCGCGGCTGGGAACGGTCGAGAAGACCTTGCTCGTGATCGGGGACCGACATTGGCACGACGCGACCACGCCCAGCGCGCCGGCGCCCTTTGAACGCATGCCGCTCGACTGGTCGCGGGCCTATGGTGGTGCCGACTTCGCAGCGAACCCCGCCGGCCGCGGCCGGGCCAAGGTCGACGACCTCCTGTTTCTGCCCAATCTGGAGCTTCCCGGACAACGTCTGCTGTGTGCCGACCAGGCTGCGGCGCCCGCCGGCTTCGGCGCGCTCGATGTGCTGCATCCACAACGGCGTGCACTCCAGGGAAGCTACGACGGCGACTATCTGAAACTTCACTCCCCGGGATTTCCCCCGGACATGGACTGGAACTGCTTCAATCTCGCACCCCGTGACCAGTGGCTCCCGGGCCCGCTCGCGGGGGACGAGGCGTTCGTGCTCGAACACATGCATCCGCAACAGCCTCGCATCGAAGGCCAGCTTCCCGGTCTCAGGGTGCGCGTATTTGCCGACTACGGCACAGGGCCGGAGCCGGTCGGCGGGCCGTCCGAGCCTGGCCTCTTGCGTGAGGTGCCGATGCGCCTCACCACGGTGTGGTTCTTTCCGCATGCCGAGCGCATGGTTCTCGTGTTCCATGGACTGGCCGAAGTCCAGGAAGACGACGCTTCCGATATCGCTGGGTTGCTGGGCGCGGTCGAGCGCAGCGGCGAAGTTCGCGCGGACGAGCACTACATCGAAGTGTTGCGTCGCCGGCGCGACGTGGAGTACGGCGCAGTGGAAAGCCTCAACGACGCAGACCTGCTGCCCGCCGGCATCGATACGGCGGACCCCGACCAGCAGAGCGCCGAGGCGGCTTTCGTGATCGAGGGGCTGCAGGCAGAGGCGCAACGCCGACGTGCCGAAGTGGAGGTCCTCGCGATGCGGCAGAAGATCGTGCAGCAGGGGGGCGATCCCGACGCGCTCGGCGTGGTCATGCCCGCGAGGGAGACGCCCCCCTCTCCGGCCGAACTGCCGGCCTATCTGAAGGCACGAAAGAAGCAGATGGACGAGCAGCAGTGGCAAGAGGTCAGTGACCTGCTCGATCACCTGGACCGCGCGGTCGCCCTGGTGCGCGACGGCGCCGTGACGCCGCAGCAGCTGGAGGAGCAAGTGCATCGCGGGCCACCGACGTACCGGGCCGACCAGCACTTGCGCGACCTGCAGGCGGCCGGCCACGCGCTCGACGTGAACCAGGCTTTTCCCCAGCTCAAAATGAAGGAAACGATCGAACGGATCAACTATCTTCAGTCGGCGCATCTGCAACCGCCGGCGCTCGCGCAGGAGCACGAACGCAGCCGCCGCGAACGCGAGGAGCTGCGCTGGATGCTGGCGCATGGCCTGCGTTACTTCGCCGGCATGGACTTCACCGGCGCGGATCTGTCCGGACTGGATCTGCGCGGCGCCGACCTGACAGGCGCCTGGCTCGAGAGCGCCAACTTGGCGGGCTCGAACCTATCGGCCTGCAAGCTGATGGGCGCCGTGCTTGCGCACGCCAATCTGCGGGGTGTGATCGGTGTCGAAGCGGATCTGTCGATGGCCAATCTGGGGGGGGCGCAACTGGCGGGCGCGACCTTCGACCGCGCCTCGCTGCGCGGTGCAACGCTCGACGGATCGGCCCTCGCCGAGACCCAGATGCGCGGCGCAGACCTCACCGATGCCAGGTGGCTGGAAAGCACCTGGGGCGTGTCCGACTGGAGCGGCATCGTTTCACCGAATGCCTTGTTTCACAAGCTCGATCTGAGCGGCGTCGTGTTGACGGAGGCGCAGCTGGCCGGGGCGGTCTTCAACGAGTGCAAGCTGAAGGATGTGGATCTGCGCGCAGCGATGCTGCAAGGTGCCAATTTCCTGGGCTGCGATCTCGATGGCGTGCGGATGGACGCAGCCCGGCTGGATGGGGCGGTCTTCTCGCCGGAATGCACGCTGCGCCAGGCCTCCTTCGCGCAGGCCAGCCTCGCATCAGCCAATCTGCAGGGCGCGAATCTCGAAGGGGCCAGCCTCGTGCGCGCGCGTCTCGACGGCGCCTGTCTGGTGCGAACCAACCTTGAAGCGGCGGATGTGCGCCTTGCCAGCCTGCGGGGCGCCTTGATGCGCCGGACGCGGTTGTGCAAGGCCCGGCTGGCGGGAGCGAATCTCAAGGACGCGATCCTCCAGCATGCCGACCTCCGAGGCAGCGACCTGCGAGATGCGAATCTCTTCGCGGCCGATCTTTCGCGCGCCAGGCTCGATGGCGATGTCCGCCTGGAGCGGGCGCTTCTTCAGCGCGCGCGCACCTGGCCGCGCCTCACGCCAGAGGAGGCCGCTCAGTGA
- a CDS encoding DUF3540 domain-containing protein, which translates to MNTVERKRTPKAAAHTGFHLARPGRPTQAETVSPTDALAAQYCVGIVIALDESPSGRGDRPLVELQSGRLRTFARIASSCLLQPAAGDTVACLRVAPDEMWVTSVLAREPGAPQLLRSEGPTRWQVHGGDLQIEADALGMRTGRLRIDARAASLMVDEGDLAARQLRLAASALKVVGTTLSSVFERVQHFSHQYLRTTRGIDRVAADNLEREAKQLMRLSGEHVIANGRKLVKARGGQIHLG; encoded by the coding sequence ATGAATACCGTCGAAAGAAAGCGCACGCCCAAGGCCGCGGCGCACACTGGCTTCCACCTCGCGCGGCCCGGGCGACCGACGCAGGCCGAGACCGTGTCGCCCACCGACGCCTTGGCCGCGCAGTATTGCGTAGGCATCGTCATCGCACTTGACGAGTCCCCGTCGGGCCGTGGCGATCGGCCGCTCGTCGAACTGCAGAGCGGCCGCCTGCGCACCTTCGCGCGCATTGCCTCGAGCTGCCTGTTGCAACCCGCAGCGGGCGATACGGTCGCATGCTTGCGCGTGGCGCCGGACGAGATGTGGGTCACCTCGGTACTGGCGCGGGAGCCTGGCGCACCGCAGTTGCTTCGCTCCGAGGGACCCACCCGGTGGCAGGTGCACGGGGGCGATCTGCAGATCGAAGCCGACGCGCTCGGCATGCGCACGGGCAGGCTCAGGATCGATGCCCGCGCCGCAAGCCTGATGGTCGACGAAGGCGACCTCGCTGCCAGGCAGTTGCGGCTTGCGGCATCTGCACTGAAGGTGGTCGGCACGACCTTGTCGAGCGTGTTCGAGCGCGTGCAGCATTTCAGCCACCAGTATCTGCGCACCACCCGGGGCATCGATCGCGTGGCGGCGGACAACCTGGAGCGCGAGGCGAAGCAACTGATGCGTCTTTCTGGTGAACATGTGATCGCCAACGGGCGCAAGCTGGTCAAGGCGCGCGGTGGGCAGATCCATCTGGGTTGA
- the tssB gene encoding type VI secretion system contractile sheath small subunit, whose protein sequence is MAKSSQKFIARNRAPRVQIEYDVELYGAEKKIQLPFVMGVLADLSGKPADPLAPVADRKFLEFDVDNFDSRMKAMKPRAAFAVENSLTGEGELKVELTFENMEDFSPAAVARKIGALNKLLEARTQLSNLVTYMDGKNGAEELLAKVLEDPALLQSLAATKKPDDAAAPPAA, encoded by the coding sequence ATGGCCAAGAGCAGTCAGAAATTCATTGCCAGAAACCGCGCGCCCCGCGTGCAGATCGAGTACGACGTCGAACTCTACGGCGCCGAGAAGAAGATCCAGCTGCCCTTCGTGATGGGCGTGCTGGCGGATCTTTCCGGCAAGCCGGCCGATCCGCTCGCACCCGTGGCGGACCGCAAGTTCCTCGAGTTCGACGTCGACAACTTCGACTCGCGCATGAAGGCCATGAAGCCGCGCGCAGCCTTCGCGGTCGAGAACTCGCTCACCGGCGAGGGCGAACTCAAGGTCGAGCTGACCTTCGAGAACATGGAGGATTTCTCGCCCGCCGCGGTGGCCCGGAAGATCGGCGCGCTGAACAAGCTGCTCGAGGCGCGCACCCAGCTGTCGAACCTCGTCACCTACATGGACGGCAAGAACGGCGCCGAGGAACTGCTGGCCAAGGTGCTGGAGGACCCCGCGCTGCTGCAGTCGCTCGCGGCCACCAAGAAGCCCGACGACGCCGCCGCGCCGCCGGCCGCCTGA
- a CDS encoding DUF4150 domain-containing protein: MFANCQMMGTDMGFPDVCLTPTPAGPVPIPYPNIAMGPTAVPNCTCVLIMGTPAHNLGTTIPMTNGDNAGVNLGVASGTVMGPSRHVTGSFTVLFQGLPASRLTSMTMQNSTNCPGVRMVPSQANVVLLAP, encoded by the coding sequence ATGTTTGCCAATTGCCAGATGATGGGCACCGACATGGGATTCCCCGATGTCTGCCTCACGCCCACACCTGCGGGACCGGTGCCGATTCCGTATCCCAACATCGCAATGGGGCCAACGGCGGTGCCGAACTGCACCTGTGTCCTCATCATGGGTACGCCTGCGCACAACCTGGGAACCACCATTCCCATGACCAATGGCGACAACGCGGGCGTGAACCTGGGCGTGGCTTCCGGCACGGTCATGGGACCGAGCCGCCACGTCACCGGATCGTTCACGGTCCTGTTCCAGGGCCTGCCCGCGTCACGCCTGACGAGCATGACGATGCAGAACAGCACCAACTGCCCAGGCGTGCGCATGGTTCCGAGCCAGGCGAACGTCGTGCTGCTCGCTCCGTAG
- a CDS encoding type VI secretion system tube protein Hcp, whose amino-acid sequence MAADMFLKLEGVDGESKDDGHKKEIDVLSWSWGASQSGTGHVGGGSGAGKVSVQDLSVTKYVDSSSHLLLLDCCNGQHIKKGVLTVRKAGATPLEYIKLTMEDILVTHISTGGSGGEDRLTETITLNFSKFKYEYTPQKADGSGDGTKETGWDIAANKKV is encoded by the coding sequence ATGGCTGCAGACATGTTTTTGAAGCTCGAAGGCGTCGACGGCGAATCCAAGGACGACGGGCACAAGAAGGAGATCGACGTGCTCTCGTGGAGCTGGGGCGCCAGCCAGTCGGGCACCGGCCACGTCGGCGGCGGCTCGGGCGCCGGCAAGGTGAGCGTGCAGGACCTCTCGGTCACCAAGTACGTCGATTCGTCCTCGCACCTGCTGCTGCTCGACTGCTGCAACGGCCAGCACATCAAGAAGGGCGTGCTCACCGTGCGCAAGGCCGGCGCCACGCCGCTCGAATACATCAAGCTCACGATGGAAGACATCCTCGTGACGCACATCAGCACCGGCGGCAGCGGCGGCGAAGACCGCCTGACCGAGACCATCACGCTGAACTTCTCGAAGTTCAAGTACGAGTACACGCCCCAGAAGGCCGACGGTTCCGGCGACGGCACCAAGGAAACCGGCTGGGACATCGCGGCCAACAAGAAGGTCTGA
- a CDS encoding serine/threonine-protein phosphatase: MEIEIVTLSRQGGRSYNEDVHGHWHDERYVACLVADGAGGHGGGDVAAATVRASVLGAFSAGPSLDAGVLRILVEQANRDVVARQAEGGKLAGMRSTIVFAAIDLEDHALAWVHSGDSRAYLFRGGAIVARTTDHSLVQQMVAGGMLDEEGARLHPQRNMLLSALGSVEEAPDITVSDRMRLLPGDVLLLCSDGVWEPLGDECLVDTLHASRTPSQWTEQLDVQIRARAKPGHDNYTALTLWVIPDAEDEDATRLMAALEPAAGGDQNP; encoded by the coding sequence TTGGAAATCGAAATCGTCACGCTGTCCCGGCAGGGCGGCCGCAGCTACAACGAAGACGTGCATGGCCACTGGCACGACGAGCGCTATGTCGCCTGCCTCGTGGCCGACGGCGCGGGCGGCCACGGCGGCGGCGACGTGGCGGCGGCCACGGTGCGCGCGAGCGTGCTCGGCGCCTTCTCGGCCGGGCCCAGCCTCGACGCGGGCGTGCTGCGCATCCTGGTCGAGCAGGCCAACCGCGACGTGGTGGCGCGCCAGGCCGAGGGCGGCAAGCTCGCGGGCATGCGCTCGACCATCGTGTTCGCCGCCATCGACCTCGAGGACCATGCGCTCGCCTGGGTGCACAGCGGCGACAGCCGCGCCTACCTGTTCCGCGGCGGCGCGATCGTCGCGCGCACCACCGACCACAGCCTGGTGCAGCAGATGGTGGCCGGCGGCATGCTCGACGAAGAGGGCGCACGGCTGCATCCGCAGCGCAACATGCTGCTGTCGGCGCTGGGCTCGGTCGAGGAAGCGCCCGACATCACGGTATCCGACCGCATGCGCCTGCTGCCGGGCGACGTGCTGCTGCTGTGCAGCGACGGCGTCTGGGAGCCGCTCGGCGACGAATGCCTGGTCGACACGCTGCATGCCTCGCGCACGCCCAGCCAGTGGACCGAGCAGCTCGACGTGCAGATCAGGGCGCGCGCCAAGCCCGGCCATGACAACTACACGGCGCTCACGCTGTGGGTGATTCCCGATGCGGAAGACGAGGACGCGACGCGGCTGATGGCGGCACTGGAGCCGGCCGCGGGCGGCGATCAGAACCCGTAG
- the tagH gene encoding type VI secretion system-associated FHA domain protein TagH: MIHIAVVTRQGAPAGQAIAADFGPNGGTIGRADTNTLVLVDPDRTVSRVHAQVLCRDGQYFVIDRGSNPMQCNGVSLGAGKEAPLTDGARLVIGSFELAVRATAAAPPALAIPNTVMSAPAAAAAPLPASSSDDPFADLLAGLAPPPAPAAAAAPAKAAPADPLLFPDPMATGSRNAQAAQIDPFANLLGPDPVSAPATGLGALDDFSDLGAPPAHGKAASIDELFGGATGGGGIGGDPLALSPLADPLLQPNTASAADPLAALQSAAPPTPTPRADHLPIDQFGFTPPRAVTPPPAPAVDVVAAAAPAELLPQFDDITGQPIRISGPDTAGRELPPLPAPPPPAAFAPAPAPAPVQRPAAAPVDPARTATDDELLAALLRGLGNLHQPPAMLTPGLMERIGTMLRSATEGTLQLLLTRQEFKREVRAEVTMIAAQANNPLKFSPTVEVALAHLLGPGVRGFMPAEAAMRDAFDDLRAHQFGVMVGMRAALAHVIARFEPGALEQKISAKSALDALFAANRKAKLWDQFVALYGGIASEAEDDFHNLFGKAFLEAYEEQMARLKGEQPSGH; this comes from the coding sequence ATGATCCACATCGCTGTCGTCACCCGGCAGGGCGCCCCGGCGGGGCAGGCCATCGCGGCCGACTTCGGCCCCAACGGCGGCACCATCGGCCGCGCCGACACCAACACGCTCGTGCTCGTCGATCCCGACCGTACCGTTTCGCGCGTGCATGCCCAGGTGCTGTGCCGCGACGGCCAGTACTTCGTGATCGACCGCGGGAGCAACCCGATGCAGTGCAACGGCGTCTCGCTGGGCGCGGGCAAGGAGGCGCCGCTCACGGACGGCGCGCGCCTCGTGATCGGCAGCTTCGAGCTCGCGGTGCGCGCGACGGCCGCGGCACCGCCCGCGCTCGCCATTCCCAACACCGTGATGTCGGCACCGGCAGCCGCGGCGGCACCGCTCCCGGCGAGCAGCAGCGACGACCCTTTCGCCGACCTGCTCGCGGGGTTGGCGCCGCCGCCGGCGCCCGCCGCGGCAGCGGCGCCTGCGAAGGCTGCGCCGGCCGACCCGCTGCTCTTTCCCGATCCGATGGCCACGGGCTCGCGCAACGCGCAGGCGGCGCAGATCGATCCGTTCGCGAACCTGCTCGGCCCCGATCCCGTCTCCGCACCGGCCACCGGCCTCGGTGCGCTCGACGATTTCTCCGACCTGGGCGCGCCGCCCGCGCATGGCAAGGCGGCGAGCATCGACGAGCTCTTCGGTGGCGCGACGGGCGGCGGCGGCATCGGCGGCGATCCGCTGGCGCTCTCGCCGCTGGCCGACCCGCTGCTGCAGCCCAACACCGCTTCGGCCGCCGATCCGCTCGCGGCGCTGCAGAGCGCGGCACCGCCGACACCCACGCCGCGCGCGGACCACCTGCCGATCGACCAGTTCGGCTTCACGCCGCCCAGGGCCGTGACACCGCCGCCGGCGCCGGCCGTCGATGTTGTTGCTGCTGCTGCGCCCGCGGAGCTGCTGCCGCAGTTCGACGACATCACGGGGCAGCCGATCCGCATCAGCGGGCCCGACACCGCGGGCCGCGAACTGCCGCCGCTGCCGGCCCCGCCGCCACCGGCGGCCTTCGCACCGGCGCCCGCACCCGCGCCCGTGCAACGCCCCGCCGCCGCGCCGGTCGATCCGGCGCGCACCGCCACCGACGACGAGCTGCTCGCCGCGCTGCTGCGCGGCCTCGGCAACCTGCACCAGCCGCCCGCGATGCTCACGCCGGGCCTGATGGAGCGCATCGGCACCATGCTGCGCAGCGCCACCGAAGGCACGCTGCAGCTGCTGCTCACGCGCCAGGAGTTCAAGCGCGAGGTGCGCGCCGAGGTCACCATGATCGCGGCCCAGGCCAACAACCCGCTGAAGTTCTCGCCCACGGTGGAGGTCGCGCTCGCGCATCTGCTCGGGCCCGGCGTGCGCGGCTTCATGCCCGCGGAAGCGGCGATGCGCGACGCCTTCGACGACCTGCGCGCGCACCAGTTCGGCGTGATGGTGGGCATGCGCGCGGCGCTCGCGCATGTGATCGCGCGTTTCGAGCCCGGCGCGCTCGAGCAGAAGATCAGCGCGAAGTCGGCGCTCGACGCGCTGTTCGCGGCCAACCGCAAGGCCAAGCTCTGGGACCAGTTCGTCGCGCTCTACGGCGGCATCGCGAGCGAGGCGGAGGACGATTTCCACAATCTCTTCGGCAAGGCCTTCCTCGAAGCCTACGAAGAACAGATGGCGCGCCTGAAGGGCGAGCAGCCGTCCGGCCACTGA
- a CDS encoding pentapeptide repeat-containing protein: MSPELLCTAVLLGEPIAGDDLAQKAYSGLCLGGGVFVNACLAGCDFRGSDLRETTFDNCDLRGALFDSAALRSAVFNRCNLDHVNFRKANLHGATFSECVLSHAQLGETLLSMVTFFQCGLDHASLAGAELDSAVISESSLRDVNADDTRWLHAIVDGCDMAQSTWARARMTRTVFQKVVLARMSFAGLSLDACLFSGTDLTGARFAGAALARCNFQDALLDDADFSKIRAPQALFCSARGARVNFSGAELRQALFTGAQLPGALFRGADLHQAHFGQAMLANAHLGDCELSYADFRHADLRRVDASGARMFRTCLHATRTEGAEFTDRGSALETDADLQAAEQWAPQVQ, translated from the coding sequence GTGAGCCCTGAACTGCTGTGTACCGCGGTGCTGCTCGGCGAGCCCATCGCAGGCGATGATCTCGCGCAGAAGGCCTACAGCGGTCTCTGTCTGGGCGGGGGGGTCTTCGTCAATGCCTGTCTGGCGGGCTGCGATTTTCGAGGCTCGGACCTGCGCGAGACGACCTTCGACAACTGCGACCTTCGCGGCGCGCTTTTCGACAGCGCCGCGCTTCGCAGCGCCGTCTTCAATCGCTGCAATCTGGACCACGTCAATTTCCGGAAAGCCAACCTGCACGGTGCCACCTTTTCGGAGTGCGTTCTGTCCCATGCACAGCTGGGCGAAACGCTGCTTTCGATGGTGACCTTCTTTCAATGCGGGCTGGATCATGCGAGTCTGGCCGGCGCAGAACTCGATTCGGCGGTCATCAGCGAATCCTCGCTGCGCGACGTCAATGCGGACGACACGCGTTGGCTGCATGCGATCGTCGACGGCTGCGACATGGCCCAATCGACCTGGGCCAGGGCGCGAATGACGCGCACGGTGTTCCAGAAGGTTGTGCTGGCGCGCATGTCGTTCGCCGGCCTGTCGCTCGACGCTTGCCTCTTCAGCGGCACGGACCTGACGGGGGCGCGCTTCGCCGGTGCAGCGCTTGCCCGCTGCAATTTCCAGGACGCGCTGCTCGACGATGCGGATTTCTCGAAGATCCGGGCGCCGCAGGCGCTGTTCTGCTCGGCCAGGGGCGCACGCGTGAACTTCTCCGGTGCCGAACTTCGACAGGCGCTGTTCACGGGTGCGCAGCTGCCCGGCGCGCTGTTCCGCGGCGCGGATCTTCATCAGGCGCACTTCGGGCAAGCGATGCTGGCGAACGCCCATCTCGGGGACTGCGAGTTGAGCTATGCGGATTTCCGGCACGCCGATCTTCGACGAGTCGATGCGAGTGGCGCCCGGATGTTTCGCACCTGCCTGCATGCGACCCGCACGGAAGGGGCGGAATTCACCGACCGCGGCAGCGCGCTCGAAACCGATGCCGATCTGCAGGCCGCCGAGCAGTGGGCACCGCAGGTCCAGTGA
- the tssC gene encoding type VI secretion system contractile sheath large subunit codes for MAEALEQSALKDVAYAGSDFSSLLQKEFKPRSDEAKSAVEAAVLTLAQQALANTTVIGKDVTKSIQAMIAAIDAKLTEQVNKVIHHPEFQKLESAWRGLHYMVNNTETDEHLKIRVMDISKQELAKTLKKFKGAAWDQSPMFKKIYEQEYGQFGGEPFGAIVGDYHFDQSPPDVELLGEMAKIAASAHAPFITGASPNLMQMESWQELANPRDLTKIFQTPEYAGWRTLRESDDSKYLGLCMPRFLARTPYGANTNPVEEFDFEEDVAGADHSKYAWANAAYAMATNINRSYKLYGWGSRIRGIESGGAVENLPLHTFPSDDGGVDQKCPTEIAISDRREAELSKAGLLSLIHRKNSDFAAFIGAQSLHKPAEYDDPDATANANLAARLPYLFACNRFAHYLKCIVRDKVGSFKEKSDMERWLNKWIMNYVDGDPVNSSEETKARKPLAAAEVVVEEVEGNPGYYSSKFFLRPHYQLEGLTVSLRLVSKLPSAKGGK; via the coding sequence ATGGCCGAAGCACTCGAACAGAGCGCGTTGAAAGACGTCGCATATGCCGGCAGCGACTTTTCGTCGCTGCTGCAGAAGGAATTCAAGCCGCGCAGCGACGAAGCCAAGAGCGCGGTCGAAGCCGCCGTGCTCACGCTGGCCCAGCAGGCGCTGGCCAACACCACCGTCATCGGCAAGGACGTGACGAAGTCGATCCAGGCCATGATCGCCGCGATCGACGCCAAGCTCACCGAGCAGGTCAACAAGGTCATCCACCATCCCGAGTTCCAGAAGCTCGAGAGCGCATGGCGCGGCCTGCACTACATGGTGAACAACACCGAGACCGACGAGCACCTGAAGATCCGCGTGATGGACATCTCCAAGCAGGAGCTGGCCAAGACGCTGAAGAAGTTCAAGGGCGCGGCCTGGGACCAGAGCCCGATGTTCAAGAAGATCTACGAGCAGGAGTACGGCCAGTTCGGCGGCGAGCCCTTCGGCGCGATCGTGGGCGACTACCACTTCGACCAGAGCCCGCCCGACGTCGAGCTGCTCGGCGAGATGGCGAAGATCGCCGCCTCGGCGCACGCGCCCTTCATCACCGGCGCGAGCCCGAACCTGATGCAGATGGAGTCGTGGCAGGAACTCGCCAACCCGCGCGACCTGACCAAGATCTTCCAGACGCCCGAGTACGCCGGCTGGCGCACGCTGCGCGAATCGGACGACTCGAAGTACCTGGGCCTTTGCATGCCGCGCTTCCTGGCGCGCACGCCCTACGGTGCCAACACCAACCCGGTGGAGGAGTTCGACTTCGAGGAAGACGTGGCCGGCGCCGACCACAGCAAGTACGCCTGGGCCAATGCCGCCTATGCAATGGCCACCAACATCAACCGCTCCTACAAGCTCTACGGCTGGGGCTCGCGCATCCGCGGCATCGAGTCGGGCGGCGCGGTCGAGAACCTGCCGCTGCACACCTTCCCGAGCGACGACGGCGGCGTGGACCAGAAGTGCCCGACCGAGATCGCCATCAGCGACCGGCGCGAAGCCGAGCTCTCGAAGGCCGGCCTGCTCTCGCTGATCCACCGCAAGAACTCGGACTTCGCGGCCTTCATCGGCGCCCAGTCGCTGCACAAGCCCGCCGAGTACGACGATCCCGACGCCACCGCCAACGCCAACCTGGCCGCGCGCCTGCCCTACCTGTTCGCCTGCAACCGCTTCGCGCACTACCTCAAGTGCATCGTGCGCGACAAGGTCGGCAGCTTCAAGGAGAAGAGCGACATGGAGCGCTGGCTCAACAAATGGATCATGAACTACGTCGACGGCGACCCGGTCAACTCCTCCGAGGAGACCAAGGCGCGCAAGCCGCTCGCGGCCGCCGAGGTGGTGGTGGAAGAGGTCGAGGGCAACCCCGGCTACTACAGCTCCAAGTTCTTCCTGCGCCCGCACTACCAGCTCGAAGGCCTCACGGTCTCGCTGCGGCTGGTCTCCAAGCTGCCCTCGGCCAAGGGCGGCAAATAA